The Sebastes umbrosus isolate fSebUmb1 chromosome 4, fSebUmb1.pri, whole genome shotgun sequence genome has a window encoding:
- the rbl2 gene encoding retinoblastoma-like protein 2 isoform X1, which translates to MSDEEEFLQKARAGFEDLCRGLNMDEEASSEAWKTYENISRNFTLEGSDLHWLACALYVACRSAVPTVGKGTAEGNYVSLTRILRCSEMSLIEFFNKMKKWQDMANLPQDFRQSTDKLERNFTVSAVIFKKYVPIFRAIFKAPSEEPPRVHRSRKQRRHPCTVTEVFNFCWVLFVHAKGNFPMISDDLVNSYHLLLCALDLVFTNALLCNARKDLLNPNFRGLPEDFSSKDYRPSSGPYCFIEQLCELHDGLVLEAKGVKEHFWKPFIKKLFHKRIVRGKEDSLTGFLDPMNFGDSFLSLTRVYEEHVLATGGLDERIFTGEGASEDIGTPGPCLCEGLENQDSATYRLHANLTASALKVSTPLTGRKYIQENRLASPVSSAMKSVGRLHTLLSGTKQGPSEKLTETLRTCARDPSDVISKRLKDMFELLCQHYEGSGAESRGMGKDMAVKYFHLAEALYYRILESIIEREKMILGDADLSCILEQDVFHRSLLACCLEIVVFSYRPPGDFPNMIGIFQLPAYHFYKVIEVLVRSEQGLFREVVKHLNQVEEQVLESLAWTSNSPLWESLRGAKDHVPACKQVMPPQYLEQNDESSTGSVPLTPINHGPDLNTNSMVKGVSPSPTTLLDRYSSPPAGPTRRRLFVDPVGSEPRVTSTNTTSTMPAAVTKTGQTTLVTTIPAGQTVVNLATATVTANNGQTVTIPVQGIANESGGITFFPVQVSVTGQGGATLQPLSAQALTSTLTVQSAVTKPVVKPASSPLRKGSLSLFFRKVYHLASVRLRDLCAKLDISSDLRRKIWTCFEYSLVHCTDLMMDRHLDQLLMCAVYVMAKVTKEDQSFQNIMKCYRTQPQASSNVYRSVLILGRRRRHSGSTDTNKQSSPADTNQDPAGGDISPVPIRSSSTLPTPRPGSAPSTPTNTSNKTSSSSSSSSSPTSSGGDGEEERGDLIHFYNNVYIKQMRPFALRYSTSSPSAGVETPPLCPYPTLRTGSPRRMLLSSKHSIYISPHKTGSAPTPPTPRDKIYYYICSSPPNRLQEINSMIRTGETPTRKRSMPLEEETSPKRVCPDNHSALLRRLQDVANDRSSSH; encoded by the exons ATGAGCGACGAGGAGGAGTTTCTGCAGAAAGCCCGAGCCGGGTTTGAGGATCTGTGTCGAGGCTTGAACATGGACGAAGAGGCGAGCAGCGAGGCGTGGAAGACCTACGAAAACATCAGCAGGAACTTCACTTTAGAG GGCAGCGACCTGCACTGGCTGGCCTGTGCTCTGTACGTGGCCTGCAGGTCCGCGGTGCCGACGGTGGGTAAAGGCACCGCCGAGGGGAACTACGTCTCTCTGACCAGAATCTTACGCTGCTCAGAGATGAG CCTGATTGAGTTCTTTAATAAGATGAAGAAGTGGCAGGACATGGCCAACCTGCCGCAGGACTTCCGTCAGAGCACCGACAAGCTGGAGAGAAACTTCACCGTGTCGGCGGTCATCTTCAAGAAGTACGTTCCCATCTTCAGAGCCATCTTCAAGGCGCCGTCGGAGGAGCCGCCACGAGTTCACCGCAGCCGCAAACAGAG ACGCCATCCCTGCACTGTGACCGAGGTCTTCAACTTCTGCTGGGTCTTGTTCGTCCATGCTAAAG GGAATTTCCCCATGATCAGCGACGACCTGGTGAACTCCTACCATCTGCTGTTGTGTGCTCTCGACCTCGTCTTCACCAACGCTCTGCTCTGCAATGCCAGGAAAGACCTGCTCAACCCAAACTTCAGAG gTCTACCAGAGGACTTCAGCAGTAAGGACTACCGGCCGTCCTCAGGGCCATACTGCTTCATAGAGCAGCTGTGTGAGCTCCATGACGGTCTGGTTCTGGAGGCCAAAGGAGTCAAAGAGCACTTCTGGAAACCCTTCATCAAGAAACTCTTCCACAAGAGG ATCGTCAGAGGAAAAGAGGACAGTCTGACCGGCTTTCTGGATCCCATGAACTTTGGAGACAGTTT TCTGTCTCTGACTCGGGTGTATGAGGAACATGTTCTGGCCACCGGCGGTCTGGATGAGAGGATCTTCACCGGTGAGGGGGCGAGCGAGGACATCGGGACCCCGGGGCCCTGCCTGTGTGAGGGGTTGGAGAATCAGGACAGCGCCACCTACAGGCTCCACGCCAACCTCACT GCCTCGGCTCTGAAGGTCTCCACTCCTCTGACGGGGAGGAAGTACATTCAGGAGAACCGCCTGGCGTCTCCGGTCTCCTCCGCCATGAAGAGCGTGGGGCGACTCCACACGCTGCTGTCAGGAACCAAACAGGGGCCGAGCGAGAAGCTAACAGAAACTCTCAG GACCTGTGCCAGAGACcccagtgatgtcatcagcaaGCGCCTGAAGGACATGTTTGAGCTCCTCTGTCAACATTATGAGGGCAGCGGGGCGGAGAGCAGGGGAATGGGGAAAG ACATGGCGGTGAAGTACTTCCACCTGGCGGAGGCACTCTACTACCGAATCCTGGAGTCCAtcattgagagagagaagatgatcCTGGGAGACGCTGACCTCTCA tgtattcTGGAGCAGGACGTCTTCCATCGCTCGCTGCTGGCCTGCTGTCTGGAGATCGTCGTCTTCTCCTACAGGCCTCCAGGAGATTTCCCCAACATGATTGGCATCTTCCAGCTCCCTGCTTATCACTTCTACAAG GTGATCGAGGTGTTGGTGCGCTCGGAGCAGGGTCTGTTTCGGGAGGTGGTGAAGCACCTGAACCAGGTGGAGGAGCAGGTTCTGGAGAGTCTGGCCTGGACCAGCAACTCCCCACTTTGGGAGAGCCTCCGCGGGGCCAAAGACCACGTCCCCGCCTGCAAGCAG GTGATGCCTCCTCAGTATCTGGAACAAAACGACGAGAGCAGCACCGGCAGCGTTCCCCTCACTCCCATCAACCACGGACCTGACCTCAACACCAACAGCATGGTCAAAG GCGTGTCCCCCTCCCCCACCACCCTGCTGGACCGCTACAGCTCTCCTCCCGCCGGCCCGACTCGCCGCCGTCTGTTCGTCGACCCGGTGGGCAGCGAGCCTCGGGTCACCTCTACCAACACCACCAGCACAATGCCGGCCGCCGTGACCAAGACCGGCCAGACCACCCTTGTCACCACCATCCCAGCCGGGCAGACCGTGGTCAACCTGGCGACCGCCACCGTTACCGCCAACAACGGGCAGACGGTCACCATACCGGTGCAGG GTATAGCCAATGAGAGCGGAGGCATCACCTTCTTCCCGGTCCAGGTGAGCGTCACCGGACAGGGCGGAGCCACGCTGCAGCCGCTGTCCGCACAGGCTCTGACCAGCACCCTCACCGTCCAATCAGCCGTCACCAAACCAGTCGTCAAACCAGCCAGCAGCCCGCTGAGGAAAGGCTCGCTGTCGCTCTTCTTCAGGAAG GTGTACCACCTGGCCAGTGTGCGTCTCAGAGATCTTTGTGCCAAACTGGACATCTCGTCAGATCTGAGGAGGAAGATCTGGACGTGTTttgaatattctctggttcACTGCACCGACCTGATGATGGACCGCCACCTCGATCAGCTCCTCATGTGTGCTGTTTACGTCATGGCGAAG gtGACCAAAGAAGACCAATCCTTCCAGAACATTATGAAGTGTTACCGCACGCAGCCTCAGGCCAGCAGCAAT gtgtaCAGGAGTGTGTTGATCTTAGGGAGGAGGAGACGTCACTCAGGCAGCACCGACACCAACAAACAGAGCTCACCTGCTGACACCAACCAGGATCCAG CAGGTGGAGACATCAGTCCAGTTCCTATTCGCTCCAGCAGCACCTTGCCCACCCCCCGGCCTGGCAGCgctccctccacccccaccaACACCTCCAACAagacctcctcctcatcttcctcctcctcctcccccacctcCTCTGGGGGTGACGGTgaggaggagcgaggagaccTGATCCACTTCTACAACAACGTTTACATCAAACAGATGAGACCCTTTGCTCTGAGATACTCAACCAGCTCGCCCTCAGCAGGG gtggagaCCCCCCCCCTGTGTCCGTACCCCACCCTGAGGACTGGTTCCCCCCGTCGGATGCTTCTGTCCAGTAAACACTCCATCTACATCTCTCCTCACAAGACAGGCTCCGCCCCCACGCCGCCCACCCCCCGAGACAAGATCTACTACTACATCTGCAGCAGCCCCCCCAAC CGTCTGCAGGAGATCAACAGTATGATCCGCACCGGAGAGACCCCGACCAGGAAGCGCAGCATGCCTCTGGAGGAGGAGACGTCCCCCAAGAGGGTCTGTCCCGACAACCACTCGGCTCTACTGCGCCGCCTCCAGGACGTCGCCAACGACCGCAGCTCCTCCCACTGA
- the rbl2 gene encoding retinoblastoma-like protein 2 isoform X2, with protein MSDEEEFLQKARAGFEDLCRGLNMDEEASSEAWKTYENISRNFTLEGSDLHWLACALYVACRSAVPTVGKGTAEGNYVSLTRILRCSEMSLIEFFNKMKKWQDMANLPQDFRQSTDKLERNFTVSAVIFKKYVPIFRAIFKAPSEEPPRVHRSRKQRRHPCTVTEVFNFCWVLFVHAKGNFPMISDDLVNSYHLLLCALDLVFTNALLCNARKDLLNPNFRGLPEDFSSKDYRPSSGPYCFIEQLCELHDGLVLEAKGVKEHFWKPFIKKLFHKRIVRGKEDSLTGFLDPMNFGDSFLSLTRVYEEHVLATGGLDERIFTGEGASEDIGTPGPCLCEGLENQDSATYRLHANLTASALKVSTPLTGRKYIQENRLASPVSSAMKSVGRLHTLLSGTKQGPSEKLTETLRTCARDPSDVISKRLKDMFELLCQHYEGSGAESRGMGKDMAVKYFHLAEALYYRILESIIEREKMILGDADLSCILEQDVFHRSLLACCLEIVVFSYRPPGDFPNMIGIFQLPAYHFYKVIEVLVRSEQGLFREVVKHLNQVEEQVLESLAWTSNSPLWESLRGAKDHVPACKQVMPPQYLEQNDESSTGSVPLTPINHGPDLNTNSMVKGVSPSPTTLLDRYSSPPAGPTRRRLFVDPVGSEPRVTSTNTTSTMPAAVTKTGQTTLVTTIPAGQTVVNLATATVTANNGQTVTIPVQGIANESGGITFFPVQVSVTGQGGATLQPLSAQALTSTLTVQSAVTKPVVKPASSPLRKGSLSLFFRKVYHLASVRLRDLCAKLDISSDLRRKIWTCFEYSLVHCTDLMMDRHLDQLLMCAVYVMAKVTKEDQSFQNIMKCYRTQPQASSNVYRSVLILGRRRRHSGSTDTNKQSSPADTNQDPGGDISPVPIRSSSTLPTPRPGSAPSTPTNTSNKTSSSSSSSSSPTSSGGDGEEERGDLIHFYNNVYIKQMRPFALRYSTSSPSAGVETPPLCPYPTLRTGSPRRMLLSSKHSIYISPHKTGSAPTPPTPRDKIYYYICSSPPNRLQEINSMIRTGETPTRKRSMPLEEETSPKRVCPDNHSALLRRLQDVANDRSSSH; from the exons ATGAGCGACGAGGAGGAGTTTCTGCAGAAAGCCCGAGCCGGGTTTGAGGATCTGTGTCGAGGCTTGAACATGGACGAAGAGGCGAGCAGCGAGGCGTGGAAGACCTACGAAAACATCAGCAGGAACTTCACTTTAGAG GGCAGCGACCTGCACTGGCTGGCCTGTGCTCTGTACGTGGCCTGCAGGTCCGCGGTGCCGACGGTGGGTAAAGGCACCGCCGAGGGGAACTACGTCTCTCTGACCAGAATCTTACGCTGCTCAGAGATGAG CCTGATTGAGTTCTTTAATAAGATGAAGAAGTGGCAGGACATGGCCAACCTGCCGCAGGACTTCCGTCAGAGCACCGACAAGCTGGAGAGAAACTTCACCGTGTCGGCGGTCATCTTCAAGAAGTACGTTCCCATCTTCAGAGCCATCTTCAAGGCGCCGTCGGAGGAGCCGCCACGAGTTCACCGCAGCCGCAAACAGAG ACGCCATCCCTGCACTGTGACCGAGGTCTTCAACTTCTGCTGGGTCTTGTTCGTCCATGCTAAAG GGAATTTCCCCATGATCAGCGACGACCTGGTGAACTCCTACCATCTGCTGTTGTGTGCTCTCGACCTCGTCTTCACCAACGCTCTGCTCTGCAATGCCAGGAAAGACCTGCTCAACCCAAACTTCAGAG gTCTACCAGAGGACTTCAGCAGTAAGGACTACCGGCCGTCCTCAGGGCCATACTGCTTCATAGAGCAGCTGTGTGAGCTCCATGACGGTCTGGTTCTGGAGGCCAAAGGAGTCAAAGAGCACTTCTGGAAACCCTTCATCAAGAAACTCTTCCACAAGAGG ATCGTCAGAGGAAAAGAGGACAGTCTGACCGGCTTTCTGGATCCCATGAACTTTGGAGACAGTTT TCTGTCTCTGACTCGGGTGTATGAGGAACATGTTCTGGCCACCGGCGGTCTGGATGAGAGGATCTTCACCGGTGAGGGGGCGAGCGAGGACATCGGGACCCCGGGGCCCTGCCTGTGTGAGGGGTTGGAGAATCAGGACAGCGCCACCTACAGGCTCCACGCCAACCTCACT GCCTCGGCTCTGAAGGTCTCCACTCCTCTGACGGGGAGGAAGTACATTCAGGAGAACCGCCTGGCGTCTCCGGTCTCCTCCGCCATGAAGAGCGTGGGGCGACTCCACACGCTGCTGTCAGGAACCAAACAGGGGCCGAGCGAGAAGCTAACAGAAACTCTCAG GACCTGTGCCAGAGACcccagtgatgtcatcagcaaGCGCCTGAAGGACATGTTTGAGCTCCTCTGTCAACATTATGAGGGCAGCGGGGCGGAGAGCAGGGGAATGGGGAAAG ACATGGCGGTGAAGTACTTCCACCTGGCGGAGGCACTCTACTACCGAATCCTGGAGTCCAtcattgagagagagaagatgatcCTGGGAGACGCTGACCTCTCA tgtattcTGGAGCAGGACGTCTTCCATCGCTCGCTGCTGGCCTGCTGTCTGGAGATCGTCGTCTTCTCCTACAGGCCTCCAGGAGATTTCCCCAACATGATTGGCATCTTCCAGCTCCCTGCTTATCACTTCTACAAG GTGATCGAGGTGTTGGTGCGCTCGGAGCAGGGTCTGTTTCGGGAGGTGGTGAAGCACCTGAACCAGGTGGAGGAGCAGGTTCTGGAGAGTCTGGCCTGGACCAGCAACTCCCCACTTTGGGAGAGCCTCCGCGGGGCCAAAGACCACGTCCCCGCCTGCAAGCAG GTGATGCCTCCTCAGTATCTGGAACAAAACGACGAGAGCAGCACCGGCAGCGTTCCCCTCACTCCCATCAACCACGGACCTGACCTCAACACCAACAGCATGGTCAAAG GCGTGTCCCCCTCCCCCACCACCCTGCTGGACCGCTACAGCTCTCCTCCCGCCGGCCCGACTCGCCGCCGTCTGTTCGTCGACCCGGTGGGCAGCGAGCCTCGGGTCACCTCTACCAACACCACCAGCACAATGCCGGCCGCCGTGACCAAGACCGGCCAGACCACCCTTGTCACCACCATCCCAGCCGGGCAGACCGTGGTCAACCTGGCGACCGCCACCGTTACCGCCAACAACGGGCAGACGGTCACCATACCGGTGCAGG GTATAGCCAATGAGAGCGGAGGCATCACCTTCTTCCCGGTCCAGGTGAGCGTCACCGGACAGGGCGGAGCCACGCTGCAGCCGCTGTCCGCACAGGCTCTGACCAGCACCCTCACCGTCCAATCAGCCGTCACCAAACCAGTCGTCAAACCAGCCAGCAGCCCGCTGAGGAAAGGCTCGCTGTCGCTCTTCTTCAGGAAG GTGTACCACCTGGCCAGTGTGCGTCTCAGAGATCTTTGTGCCAAACTGGACATCTCGTCAGATCTGAGGAGGAAGATCTGGACGTGTTttgaatattctctggttcACTGCACCGACCTGATGATGGACCGCCACCTCGATCAGCTCCTCATGTGTGCTGTTTACGTCATGGCGAAG gtGACCAAAGAAGACCAATCCTTCCAGAACATTATGAAGTGTTACCGCACGCAGCCTCAGGCCAGCAGCAAT gtgtaCAGGAGTGTGTTGATCTTAGGGAGGAGGAGACGTCACTCAGGCAGCACCGACACCAACAAACAGAGCTCACCTGCTGACACCAACCAGGATCCAG GTGGAGACATCAGTCCAGTTCCTATTCGCTCCAGCAGCACCTTGCCCACCCCCCGGCCTGGCAGCgctccctccacccccaccaACACCTCCAACAagacctcctcctcatcttcctcctcctcctcccccacctcCTCTGGGGGTGACGGTgaggaggagcgaggagaccTGATCCACTTCTACAACAACGTTTACATCAAACAGATGAGACCCTTTGCTCTGAGATACTCAACCAGCTCGCCCTCAGCAGGG gtggagaCCCCCCCCCTGTGTCCGTACCCCACCCTGAGGACTGGTTCCCCCCGTCGGATGCTTCTGTCCAGTAAACACTCCATCTACATCTCTCCTCACAAGACAGGCTCCGCCCCCACGCCGCCCACCCCCCGAGACAAGATCTACTACTACATCTGCAGCAGCCCCCCCAAC CGTCTGCAGGAGATCAACAGTATGATCCGCACCGGAGAGACCCCGACCAGGAAGCGCAGCATGCCTCTGGAGGAGGAGACGTCCCCCAAGAGGGTCTGTCCCGACAACCACTCGGCTCTACTGCGCCGCCTCCAGGACGTCGCCAACGACCGCAGCTCCTCCCACTGA
- the sall1b gene encoding sal-like protein 1, giving the protein MRRLIVYFLCVSEDLCVHVCSRCCAEFSALSDLELHHTDCSNPPVVIMNEDQDLLSCSRTFSAVSPVGPAGWIQSQDGSNRRAELMDSSRSRSVERSGSSSSNHTDAVLCTLDFPESFPPPCSSADPGGHSWMKKDVIIENLESTKVAVAQVSQQTPSDGPTAVWSLLQQLLSLQMQQIHQLQLIDQIRHQLLLFASHQSQIPETLMVYTKDLCPSKSTTQLKALGAHLSQQLAAAAGFARCLSTQSANRSDLQQFSATEQLNQPDNNESSQTFSKLTAVSKHCGSSDSQLSFLSQTKMSSLMFSNKCFISKTSENLPQPPSGSEHAASGPIPNIRAIVEDLDALAALAQQRNLKLSAPTLSSQESLFKCRFCAKVFGSDSALQIHLRSHAGERPYGCSVCGNKFSTQGSLKVPFQRYKERNPHIHINPHLPAEHLDNIQTNAGTPFGMASSPSPTTMTSGSLDQSDSTSLIKKEENLISLPITQGDLYFDSAASMNFRSRANPTKTSDSVETRQHRTMNLKSEDVKPSLNFVSKMMKESVAVMTNPFTHSSHTSSSGFLSLKRSDNPKLQLPSDTTDPNECVVCHRILSCQSALRMHYRTHTGERPYRCKLCGRAFTTKGNLKTHQAVHRETVPLKVQHSCPICQCKFIDAVVLQQHVNIHKEGHKPNQQHFKEGFRDKNKLNHRKKISDDGSFCDDRLSRFNSLSICLSPSPSPFGKNIDANKNTCGSHGELQLNWIKTERPEGSNEECSQTNSPQWTEQSLSSNGQASLYFKPFQTWLDSTLTLRASATASADIRLFNPIEDAPSFTDSPREKGVLKNTYCDICGKTFACQSALDIHYRSHTKERPFICTTCTRGFSTKGNLKQHMLTHQMRDFPSHLFEPSNSDQAPNHHSSVLSIGSPAVRTEMLLNSSFRNGVDLSGPSQSCCVSESPVAPPRRTPKQHHCKTCGKSFSSSSALQIHERTHTGERPFACAVCGRAFTTKGNLKVHMGTHMWNSAPNRRGRRLSVDRSSSEGLWTRPVRLPEPPQKKSRECVHHHWNQNPELFSAALKMNL; this is encoded by the coding sequence atgagaAGACTAATCgtgtattttttatgtgtttcagaggatctctgtgttcatgtgtgcaGCCGATGTTGTGCTGAGTTCAGCGCTCTATCAGACCTGGAACTACATCACACAGATTGCTCAAATCCTCCAGTTGTGATTATGAATGAGGACCAAGATCTGCTGTCCTGCAGCAGAACTTTCTCAGCAGTCTCACCGGTTGGCCCAGCAGGATGGATCCAATCACAGGACGGATCCAACAGAAGAGCAGAACTCATGgatagtagtagaagtagaagtgtAGAAAGGTCAGGGAGCTCCAGCAGTAACCACACTGACGCTGTACTTTGTACCTTGGATTTCCCAGAATCCTTCCCTCCACCTTGCAGCTCAgccgacccaggaggacactcGTGGATGAAAAAGGACGTCATTATTGAGAACCTTGAGAGCACTAAAGTGGCCGTGGCTCAGGTTTCCCAGCAGACGCCATCAGACGGTCCGACCGCTGTCTGgtctctgctgcagcagctcctctcgcTGCAGATGCAACAGATCCACCAGCTGCAGCTCATCGATCAAATCCGTCACCAGCTCCTGTTGTTTGCTTCTCACCAATCCCAGATACCAGAGACCCTGATGGTCTACACCAAAGACCTGTGTCCTTCCAAGTCTACCACCCAGCTCAAGGCACTGGGTGCTCACCTGTCTCAGCAGCTTGCTGCAGCTGCTGGGTTCGCCAGATGCTTATCAACCCAGTCTGCTAACAGAAGTGACCTCCAGCAGTTTTCAGCCACGGAGCAGCTAAACCAACCTGACAACAACGAGTCCTCTCAGACTTTCAGTAAACTCACAGCAGTTTCTAAACACTGTGGTTCCTCTGACTCCCAACTCAGCTTCTTGTCCCAAACCAAGATGTCCTCTTTGATGTTTAGCAATAAGTGCTTCATCAGTAAGACGTCTGAGAACTTACCTCAACCTCCATCTGGCAGTGAGCATGCAGCTTCAGGTCCGATCCCAAACATCAGGGCGATTGTGGAGGATCTGGATGCCCTGGCAGCCTTGGCCCAGCAGAGGAACCTAAAGCTTTCTGCACCCACGCTGTCTTCACAAGAGTCCCTCTTCAAATGCAGATTTTGCGCCAAAGTCTTTGGGAGCGACAGCGCCTTGCAAATTCACCTGCGATCACACGCCGGAGAACGGCCGTACGGATGCAGCGTCTGTGGGAACAAGTTCTCCACCCAAGGGAGCTTAAAGGTTCCCTTTCAGAGGTACAAAGAGAGGAACCCACATATCCACATTAACCCTCATCTTCCTGCAGAGCACCTGGACAACATCCAAACCAATGCTGGGACTCCCTTTGGTATGGCCTCGTCACCATCCCCGACTACAATGACCTCTGGTTCCCTGGACCAGTCAGACTCAACCAGTCTCATCAAGAAGGAGGAGAACCTCATCTCACTACCCATAACTCAAGGCGATCTTTACTTTGATTCAGCAGCAAGCATGAACTTCAGGTCAAGAGCAAACCCAACAAAGACCTCTGACTCAGTGGAGACCAGACAACACAGAACCATGAATCTTAAAAGTGAAGATGTAAAACCATCTTTGAACTTTGTCTCTAAAATGATGAAGGAATCAGTCGCTGTCATGACCAACCCATTCACCCATTCCAGTCATACCTCATCTTCAGGATTCCTTTCATTAAAACGCTCTGACAACCCCAAACTCCAGCTGCCGTCAGACACCACCGACCCAAACGAGTGTGTTGTCTGCCACCGTATCCTCAGCTGTCAGAGTGCCCTGAGGATGCACTACCGGACGCATACCGGGGAGCGTCCCTACCGGTGTAAACTCTGTGGCCGAGCCTTCACAACAAAAGGAAACCTGAAGACTCACCAGGCGGTTCACCGTGAAACAGTCCCTCTGAAGGTCCAGCACTCGTGCCCCATCTGCCAATGCAAGTTCATCGATGCTGTCGTCCTGCAGCAACATGTGAACATTCACAAGGAAGGTCACAAACCAAACCAGCAACACTTTAAGGAAGGATTCAGGgacaaaaataaactgaatcaCAGGAAGAAAATTTCAGATGATGGGAGCTTTTGTGACGACCGATTGTCTAGATTCAACTCCTTATCCATCTGTTTGTccccgtctccgtctccgtttGGTAAAAATATCGATGCTAACAAGAACACATGTGGGTCACATGGGGAGCTGCAACTCAACTGGATCAAAACGGAGAGGCCAGAAGGATCAAATGAAGAATGTAGTCAAACAAACAGCCCACAGTGGACTGAGCAGTCTCTGTCCTCTAATGGCCAAGCTTCATTGTATTTTAAACCATTCCAGACGTGGCTTGACTCCACTTTAACACTACGTGCATCTGCCACAGCGTCCGCCGACATACGTTTATTTAACCCCATCGAGGATGCTCCCAGCTTTACTGACAGTCCCAGAGAAAAGGGGGTCCTGAAGAACACGTATTGTGACATATGTGGGAAGACGTTTGCCTGTCAGAGTGCCTtagatatccactacaggagccATACAAAGGAGAGACCATTCATCTGCACTACATGCACCAGGGGCTTTTCCACCAAGGGCAATCTGAAGCAGCACATGCTCACACATCAAATGAGGGACTTCCCGTCACATCTGTTTGAACCCTCCAATTCTGACCAAGCACCCAACCATCACAGCTCTGTGTTATCCATCGGCTCACCAGCTGTGAGGACAGAGATGCTCCTGAACTCCTCGTTTAGGAATGGCGTGGATCTTTCTGGTCCGTCACAGAGCTGTTGTGTCTCAGAGTCTCCTGTAGCGCCACCTCGCCGGACGCCAAAACAGCACCACTGCAAGACTTGTGGGAAGAGCTTCTCATCCTCCAGCGCCCTGCAGATCCACGAGAGGACTCACACCGGGGAGAGGCCGTTTGCCTGCGCCGTCTGTGGACGAGCTTTTACTACCAAAGGAAATCTAAAG